One segment of Leptospiraceae bacterium DNA contains the following:
- the recJ gene encoding single-stranded-DNA-specific exonuclease RecJ, which yields MSENITHGIDYSELKSSEVKSLSPLQFYILKSILPDKKDWDLFLNPELINLPSPFLLPDLTESIQVIKNHIQNKNHILLFGDRDTDGISSTAHLAFFLREYHEKLGGKLTIKTSSANDDYGLCPSAVNFIKSEKPNLLITLDFGTSNYQEINELAEQGIEVIVLDHHEIPIKIPNCKLINPKREDSIYPEKKICTSTLAMKLIFAFHLDEVLKDSAIKSSDSLFPNLENIYRKINIADVIKKNPSVLEKLKSLLDLSSIGTITDMMPLFGENRVIVKNGIETLKTVLKTKPENRRGLFQLMSSLKLNPEKITSKDLGWSIGPALNAAGRMGKTEVAVNLLLSNNDSNAESASKDLLQLNSERKERTKRNLFKVDQYFKRKPERTKQDVIFCYEPDMEPGVSGIVATKLVETYKRPAIFITPDHGHGRGSIRSYSNENVLDLLNSVSDLLIHFGGHKEAGGFSIELKNIPHLEEKINLIASGWLQQSVTEVIPKKSIVSFSGSEMTEKIFKELQIFQPFGQENPEPLLSIKNVKIIGFKPMSDGQHARFQILGASNKIKFLIWNRASELENFIAKSPSIDLFGFIEENFFNNATTIQFVVTNFQS from the coding sequence ATGTCTGAAAATATTACACATGGAATCGATTATTCTGAATTAAAATCTTCTGAAGTAAAAAGTCTGTCTCCTCTTCAATTTTATATTCTAAAATCGATTCTTCCAGATAAAAAGGATTGGGATTTATTCTTAAATCCTGAACTTATAAATTTGCCATCCCCTTTTTTACTTCCAGATTTAACAGAATCTATCCAAGTAATAAAAAATCATATCCAAAATAAAAATCATATTTTACTTTTCGGAGATAGAGATACTGACGGTATTTCTTCTACGGCACATTTGGCTTTCTTTTTACGAGAATATCACGAAAAACTAGGCGGAAAGTTAACTATAAAAACTTCATCGGCTAACGACGATTATGGTCTCTGTCCAAGTGCTGTAAACTTTATTAAATCTGAAAAACCAAATCTATTAATTACATTAGACTTTGGAACTTCAAATTACCAAGAAATAAATGAATTGGCAGAACAAGGGATTGAAGTAATCGTATTAGACCATCATGAAATTCCAATTAAAATTCCAAACTGTAAATTAATTAATCCTAAAAGGGAAGATTCCATTTATCCAGAAAAAAAGATTTGTACTTCTACTTTAGCTATGAAATTAATTTTTGCTTTTCATTTAGATGAAGTCCTAAAAGATTCAGCTATCAAATCTTCTGATTCTTTATTTCCTAATTTGGAAAATATATATAGAAAAATAAATATTGCAGATGTAATTAAAAAAAATCCATCGGTGTTAGAAAAATTAAAATCACTACTAGATCTTTCGTCTATCGGTACAATTACTGACATGATGCCATTGTTTGGTGAAAATAGAGTAATTGTAAAAAACGGGATTGAAACACTAAAAACTGTATTAAAAACTAAACCGGAAAATCGTCGCGGACTTTTTCAACTAATGTCTTCTTTGAAACTGAACCCAGAAAAAATTACTTCCAAAGATCTTGGGTGGAGCATAGGACCTGCACTCAATGCGGCCGGTCGTATGGGCAAAACAGAAGTAGCCGTAAATCTATTACTTTCAAACAATGATTCAAATGCTGAGTCCGCTTCTAAGGATTTATTACAACTGAATTCTGAAAGAAAAGAAAGAACCAAAAGAAATTTATTTAAAGTAGATCAATATTTCAAAAGAAAACCAGAAAGAACAAAACAGGATGTAATTTTTTGTTATGAGCCAGATATGGAGCCAGGTGTATCCGGAATTGTAGCCACAAAATTAGTTGAAACCTATAAACGCCCTGCTATTTTTATTACACCCGACCACGGTCACGGTAGAGGTAGCATTCGATCTTATTCAAATGAAAATGTATTAGATTTACTTAATTCAGTTTCAGATTTACTAATTCATTTTGGAGGGCATAAGGAAGCTGGCGGTTTTTCGATTGAACTCAAAAACATTCCACACTTAGAAGAAAAAATTAATTTAATAGCATCTGGCTGGCTACAACAGAGTGTAACAGAAGTTATTCCCAAAAAAAGTATAGTAAGTTTTTCTGGATCTGAAATGACTGAAAAGATTTTTAAAGAGTTACAGATATTTCAACCATTCGGCCAAGAAAATCCAGAACCCCTACTCTCAATTAAAAATGTAAAAATAATTGGATTCAAACCAATGTCCGATGGCCAACATGCCCGTTTTCAAATTTTAGGAGCGAGTAATAAAATTAAATTCCTAATTTGGAATAGAGCATCCGAACTGGAAAACTTCATAGCCAAATCACCCTCGATTGATTTATTTGGATTTATAGAAGAGAATTTTTTTAATAATGCAACTACGATTCAATTTGTCGTAACGAATTTTCAATCATGA
- a CDS encoding polymer-forming cytoskeletal protein, whose product MSEEKADTIIGEDIVFKGTLRFNNSLRLKGQMKGTIESNGDLIVDETGQVDADITVNSLSVNGSLRGNVEAREKIEVGKTGTIIGDIKTPSLDIQSGAKFSGNCIM is encoded by the coding sequence ATGAGCGAAGAAAAAGCCGATACAATTATTGGTGAAGATATAGTCTTCAAAGGTACTTTGAGATTTAATAACTCTTTACGACTCAAAGGTCAGATGAAAGGGACTATAGAGTCTAACGGTGATTTGATTGTAGACGAAACCGGGCAAGTTGACGCAGATATAACTGTTAATTCATTATCTGTAAATGGATCATTGAGGGGTAACGTTGAAGCGCGAGAAAAAATAGAAGTCGGTAAAACGGGAACAATAATCGGCGATATTAAAACACCTTCTTTAGATATTCAGTCTGGTGCTAAATTTTCTGGCAACTGCATTATGTGA
- a CDS encoding iron-containing alcohol dehydrogenase: MPVLQDWVNFHFPCKLHIEIDCAPKVGHFIKHIGSRFLLITTQKEMQNPNELYILKSSIERDTEGLIIYDDIENVGTYKELDTAAHFARQSQVNCVIAYGAYESVNIAKVVSILATNDLFAEELLHKTKSPKKKPLPLIVIPTMPLMGIECAPFCTILDEKDNERKYFSSADLFPELIIADAKIGLHMTSSDIAKTGTSILAAAIDTILSKYANEITNSSSLRAIELVSKNIITSIRDPKNIAAKNALYAASLLTGISQSVSSLGLCFAISLATMSLTKLDIFQAMSILLPHIMEYNLTTSANKYVMIARALDEDTSDISVIEAAIKAVEGIRKIYIELKIPQRLSEYEVKKNELPKIASLAFSMTFLDCLPRELPRNEIETILVAAY; this comes from the coding sequence ATGCCTGTTCTACAAGATTGGGTCAACTTTCACTTCCCCTGTAAACTTCACATTGAGATAGACTGTGCCCCCAAAGTGGGGCATTTCATAAAACATATAGGATCGCGTTTTCTTCTTATTACAACACAGAAGGAAATGCAGAACCCAAATGAGCTTTACATACTTAAGTCTAGTATCGAACGCGATACAGAAGGATTAATCATTTATGACGACATAGAAAATGTCGGAACTTATAAAGAATTGGATACGGCCGCACATTTTGCTAGGCAATCTCAGGTAAATTGTGTAATTGCCTACGGTGCTTACGAATCAGTAAATATTGCGAAAGTCGTTTCTATTCTTGCAACAAATGATTTGTTTGCTGAGGAGCTACTTCATAAGACAAAAAGCCCCAAAAAAAAACCATTACCTTTGATAGTTATACCAACAATGCCATTAATGGGAATTGAGTGCGCTCCGTTCTGTACAATATTAGATGAAAAAGACAACGAAAGAAAATACTTTTCCTCTGCTGATTTATTTCCAGAACTAATAATAGCAGACGCAAAGATTGGCCTTCATATGACCTCCTCTGATATTGCCAAAACCGGAACTTCCATATTGGCCGCAGCGATTGATACAATATTATCTAAATATGCAAATGAAATAACCAACTCTTCCTCATTGAGGGCTATCGAATTGGTATCTAAAAATATTATAACATCAATAAGAGATCCAAAAAACATAGCTGCCAAAAATGCACTCTATGCAGCAAGTTTATTAACTGGAATTAGTCAATCTGTAAGTTCTTTAGGTCTCTGTTTTGCAATCTCTCTGGCTACAATGAGTTTAACAAAACTAGATATTTTTCAAGCAATGTCTATTTTACTTCCTCACATTATGGAATACAATCTTACAACTTCAGCGAATAAATATGTTATGATTGCAAGAGCTCTTGATGAAGATACAAGTGATATATCTGTAATTGAGGCTGCGATCAAAGCTGTCGAAGGAATTCGCAAAATTTATATCGAGCTTAAAATTCCGCAGAGACTTTCTGAATACGAAGTTAAGAAAAACGAACTTCCAAAAATTGCATCACTTGCGTTTTCAATGACATTTCTTGACTGTTTACCGAGAGAACTTCCTAGAAATGAAATAGAAACTATTCTTGTAGCTGCATACTGA
- a CDS encoding flagellar biosynthesis anti-sigma factor FlgM — protein MLIDKIKNIGSAFEPKKSAPVKKSSEILSNDNVQISDTAKLKADIKSITTNTLALPNSMDAEKLNDIKSKLASGYYDNLSSEILDKTADKVADSFLGN, from the coding sequence ATGTTAATAGATAAGATTAAGAATATTGGTTCGGCTTTTGAGCCTAAAAAATCTGCTCCTGTCAAAAAAAGTTCAGAAATACTATCAAATGATAATGTACAGATTTCCGATACTGCAAAATTAAAAGCAGATATCAAATCCATTACTACAAATACTTTAGCATTGCCTAACAGTATGGATGCAGAAAAGTTAAACGATATTAAATCTAAACTAGCTAGTGGTTATTATGACAATCTCAGCTCTGAGATCCTTGATAAAACAGCAGACAAAGTAGCAGATTCTTTCCTTGGTAATTAA
- the rsmI gene encoding 16S rRNA (cytidine(1402)-2'-O)-methyltransferase — MKNQTGSLFIVATPIGNLEDITLRAIRILKEVDLILCENAKNSYRLLQHLEIKTPSKTLFAGQENSYKWILDDLREGKNFAYISDAGTPGVSDPGAGLVRFARKEGIFAIPIPGPSALAAILSVSGFQTNPTFFLGFLSEKINRKKLELEEYISKEGLIVFYESVYKIKATLEIIKDIFPGTEVLVGRELTKAHEEIILYKAEEITPENIYPKGEFVVLINNYRKKIAKENASSTDTVYRER, encoded by the coding sequence ATGAAAAACCAAACTGGATCTCTATTTATTGTAGCTACTCCCATTGGGAATTTAGAAGATATCACACTTCGAGCAATTAGAATACTCAAAGAAGTTGATTTAATCCTATGCGAAAATGCAAAAAATTCCTACAGACTTTTACAGCACCTAGAAATTAAAACGCCTTCCAAAACTCTTTTCGCAGGACAAGAAAATTCTTATAAATGGATTCTAGACGATTTACGAGAAGGAAAAAACTTCGCTTATATTTCAGATGCAGGTACTCCAGGAGTTTCAGACCCAGGAGCTGGACTAGTTCGATTTGCTAGAAAAGAAGGAATTTTTGCTATTCCCATCCCAGGACCAAGTGCATTAGCAGCTATTCTATCTGTAAGTGGATTTCAAACGAATCCGACGTTTTTTTTAGGTTTTTTATCTGAAAAAATCAATCGAAAAAAATTAGAATTAGAAGAATACATTTCTAAAGAAGGTTTAATAGTATTCTACGAATCTGTATACAAAATAAAGGCAACTTTAGAGATTATAAAGGATATTTTTCCTGGCACAGAAGTTTTAGTTGGCAGAGAGCTTACAAAAGCACATGAAGAAATAATTCTATATAAAGCCGAGGAAATTACCCCAGAAAATATCTATCCCAAAGGCGAATTTGTAGTATTAATAAACAATTACAGAAAAAAAATCGCTAAAGAGAATGCATCTTCAACCGATACAGTATACAGAGAGAGGTAG
- a CDS encoding PilZ domain-containing protein has translation MFKTIFPISFTNLPTPIKIIGTYFILTPFISYIATAYKLDLPLSNVKSILSSFDKLNIILNLMGFLVGVGILGVKKWGYFIFLTFNSALIIHGFYLLFQYHGIETDFINTERLILNLVITILPFFLILYFLNSEISTPYLTLLPRGFRKKWRTEIPLRGTLQDSLGNKLAITTLDISPTGCLATVDGYISDEDDFALSFDIEKEWQVNASVVRIQNENVGLRFNYTGKTDPVKKELKKYLESKLLPRYSITIPCDWVLGNTSFKSEILNISEGGFFLSTSEQVKLGDLVSFSFKIFGFNFSGNGTVSWVNSESKYNKPIGIGISYTDLGKDILYTFFIFCFRIFTNFETRDR, from the coding sequence ATGTTTAAGACAATATTTCCCATATCTTTTACCAACCTTCCTACGCCTATAAAAATCATTGGCACCTATTTCATTTTAACACCTTTTATTAGTTATATTGCCACTGCGTATAAGTTAGATTTGCCTCTTAGCAATGTAAAATCTATTTTATCTAGTTTCGATAAACTCAATATCATTTTAAACCTAATGGGTTTTTTAGTTGGTGTTGGTATTTTAGGTGTAAAAAAATGGGGATACTTCATTTTTTTAACATTTAATTCAGCTTTAATTATCCATGGATTCTACCTTCTGTTTCAATACCACGGTATTGAGACAGATTTTATCAATACGGAAAGATTAATTTTAAACTTAGTAATCACTATTCTTCCATTCTTTTTAATTTTATATTTTTTAAATTCAGAAATTTCGACTCCTTACTTAACCCTTCTTCCTAGGGGATTTAGAAAAAAATGGAGAACGGAAATTCCACTCAGAGGAACTCTGCAAGATTCTCTTGGGAATAAATTAGCAATTACAACTCTGGATATAAGTCCCACCGGATGTTTAGCTACCGTAGACGGATACATTTCTGACGAAGATGATTTTGCTTTAAGTTTTGATATTGAAAAAGAATGGCAAGTTAACGCTAGTGTAGTCCGTATCCAGAATGAAAATGTAGGACTTCGATTCAATTACACTGGAAAAACTGACCCAGTTAAAAAAGAATTAAAAAAATACTTAGAAAGTAAATTATTGCCTAGATATTCAATCACTATCCCATGTGACTGGGTTTTAGGAAATACAAGTTTTAAGAGTGAAATTCTAAATATTTCAGAAGGTGGATTCTTTCTTTCGACATCAGAGCAAGTAAAATTAGGAGATTTAGTTTCATTTTCCTTTAAAATCTTTGGATTTAATTTTAGTGGAAACGGTACTGTTAGTTGGGTGAATTCTGAATCAAAATATAATAAACCTATTGGAATAGGGATTTCCTATACAGACCTTGGTAAAGATATTCTGTATACTTTCTTTATTTTCTGCTTTAGAATTTTCACCAACTTCGAAACAAGAGACAGGTGA
- a CDS encoding crotonase/enoyl-CoA hydratase family protein, producing MKTNYEFFEIEIENHIAIVYLNKPEKRNAMDWSFWRDLPEVVEEINKDENIRAFVIAAKGKSFSTGLDVISFTTQVEEFLVPNHGDTRKRFYNHIQIMQKGINAVYNSNKPSIAVVQKHCIGGALDLISACDIRYCTEDASFSLREVKVAIVADMGSINRLPAIIGQGYTRELALTGKDIDAKDASRMNLVNAVYPTVEEALQKAKETAHDIAASSTLVVEGIKEVMRYSEGKPMEAGLNYVCVWNSSFLASDDFDAARHGFATKTKPVYNKKK from the coding sequence ATGAAAACAAACTACGAATTTTTTGAAATCGAAATAGAAAACCATATCGCAATTGTATATTTAAACAAACCAGAAAAACGAAATGCAATGGACTGGAGTTTCTGGAGAGACCTCCCAGAAGTAGTAGAAGAAATCAATAAGGACGAAAATATTCGTGCTTTTGTAATTGCAGCTAAAGGCAAATCATTCTCTACTGGACTCGACGTAATTAGTTTCACAACACAAGTCGAAGAATTTTTAGTTCCCAACCATGGTGATACAAGAAAACGTTTTTACAATCATATTCAAATTATGCAAAAAGGAATCAATGCAGTTTATAATTCGAATAAACCATCTATAGCAGTTGTGCAAAAACATTGTATCGGGGGAGCGCTCGATTTAATTTCTGCTTGCGATATCCGCTATTGTACGGAAGACGCCAGTTTTTCTTTAAGAGAAGTAAAAGTAGCAATCGTTGCTGATATGGGAAGTATAAATCGATTACCCGCAATCATAGGACAAGGCTATACAAGAGAACTCGCACTCACTGGCAAAGACATTGACGCAAAAGATGCAAGTCGCATGAATCTAGTAAATGCAGTTTATCCCACAGTAGAAGAAGCGTTACAAAAAGCAAAAGAAACTGCACACGATATTGCCGCATCCTCCACACTTGTAGTGGAAGGGATAAAAGAAGTTATGCGCTATAGCGAAGGAAAACCAATGGAGGCTGGACTCAATTATGTTTGCGTTTGGAATTCTAGCTTTTTAGCATCTGATGATTTCGACGCGGCACGACATGGATTTGCAACTAAAACCAAACCAGTCTACAATAAAAAGAAATGA
- a CDS encoding 2-isopropylmalate synthase: MNNPYNRKPFFYDVTLRDGNQALRKPWNLAEKEIIFQQLVKLGVQAIEVGFASASESDFQSCEHLAKIAPDNIVISSLSRAKKHEIEISWKAIRHAAKPRLHIVYPVSSFAIENMLKISNEEVIANVVEAVSFAKNLAGDRGSVQFSGEHFGDCVDTVDFAIEVFQAAIDAGADVINLANTVERYRPMIFLDMIEQVVKSLKGNVVVSVHTHNDLGMATATTVESFFKGVTQIETSLNGLGERAGNTNLFEVACALYNCGENVDLTMEEIYPTAVLVSSMSGIPIHEKAPLIGSDVFAHRSGIHQDGVNKTKHLKKSAYGAIDPSVIGRVDGHRITFTSQSGGGAIKAMLSQNGISFSDSEILALQPVLKKYSDEIGRELSDLDVLDFLKELQKNAA; this comes from the coding sequence ATGAACAACCCATATAACCGAAAACCATTCTTTTATGATGTAACTTTGCGAGATGGAAACCAAGCCTTACGCAAACCCTGGAATTTAGCTGAAAAAGAAATTATATTTCAACAGCTTGTGAAATTAGGAGTGCAAGCGATTGAAGTCGGTTTTGCATCTGCTAGCGAAAGTGATTTTCAATCCTGTGAGCATTTGGCAAAAATTGCACCGGATAATATTGTTATATCAAGTCTTTCCCGTGCCAAAAAACACGAAATCGAAATTTCTTGGAAAGCAATTCGTCATGCAGCAAAACCACGGTTACATATTGTTTACCCCGTTAGCTCATTTGCGATCGAAAATATGTTAAAAATTTCAAACGAGGAAGTAATTGCAAATGTAGTTGAAGCTGTTTCTTTTGCAAAAAATTTGGCCGGCGATAGAGGTAGTGTTCAATTTAGCGGGGAACATTTTGGAGATTGTGTGGATACGGTTGATTTTGCGATAGAAGTTTTTCAAGCCGCCATTGACGCTGGAGCTGATGTAATTAATCTTGCCAACACTGTAGAACGTTACCGTCCTATGATTTTTTTGGATATGATAGAACAAGTTGTAAAATCGTTAAAAGGAAATGTTGTTGTTTCCGTGCATACTCATAATGATTTGGGAATGGCGACTGCAACTACAGTAGAAAGTTTTTTTAAAGGAGTAACACAAATTGAAACATCTTTGAATGGACTAGGAGAAAGAGCGGGTAATACTAATTTGTTTGAAGTCGCCTGTGCTCTTTACAATTGTGGGGAAAATGTCGATTTGACTATGGAAGAAATTTATCCGACCGCGGTACTGGTTTCTAGTATGTCAGGAATTCCTATTCACGAAAAAGCTCCTTTGATAGGAAGTGATGTATTTGCTCACCGAAGTGGAATTCACCAAGACGGTGTCAATAAAACCAAACATTTGAAAAAATCTGCTTATGGGGCTATTGATCCTTCGGTAATAGGTAGAGTCGATGGGCATCGGATAACATTTACTAGCCAGTCGGGTGGAGGTGCGATTAAAGCTATGCTTTCACAGAATGGAATATCTTTCTCTGATTCTGAAATTCTTGCATTACAGCCTGTATTAAAAAAATACTCCGACGAAATTGGAAGAGAACTTTCTGATTTAGATGTATTAGATTTTTTAAAAGAATTGCAGAAAAACGCTGCTTAA
- a CDS encoding methyl-accepting chemotaxis protein codes for MIEFARKFSIAIRLNFLFFSFLAIILTIYFALNSINSSIRKDSERFYKIVDFSRELQVNFKIQVQEWKNILIRGAVEEDFQKYKDRFFKLSKQIQNDLQKLEEEGKDIPELQVQVHSLKQKHLELESSYQTALKLYNINDLRTIQIVDRAVKGIDREPTKKFDEIVLLIQNHSNTVFEREQNLFQRIMLISGIFFIIIISFISQVVIRSIQRPLSEINERLENIAKGSGDLTSRIPVLAKDEVSHLADNFNYFINQIHQIVKIIIETIKNLSESSNGISNAAGKMSSLSQIHVVNADEIRVTIDQVSTNVQKTFTNSSKQINTLNQLQENIISLNDIIKQTDSKVQLSLNYSNKVSKEAASSDSSLKSMSGSMQKITESSGKISGIMGIIGDISNQINLLSLNAAIEAARAGESGKGFAVVADEIAKLAEKTSSSIKQIDYLIKANNEEITLGMKNANIVYELLNKIMGSVGKISSEIHEIFDLSAKQLEISNYTSEEIESSKKIANDILAITEEEKNAFKEVLKAIAEINSIAHQNSSATEVLFTNSTDMQVISEKLLNTIRSFKV; via the coding sequence ATGATTGAATTCGCGAGAAAATTTTCCATCGCTATTAGATTGAATTTTTTATTTTTCAGTTTTTTAGCGATTATACTAACAATTTATTTTGCTCTAAATTCAATCAATTCCTCCATTAGAAAAGATTCAGAAAGATTTTACAAGATAGTTGATTTTTCTAGAGAGTTACAGGTAAATTTTAAAATCCAAGTGCAAGAATGGAAAAATATTTTGATTAGGGGTGCGGTAGAAGAAGATTTTCAAAAATACAAAGATCGTTTTTTTAAACTTTCCAAACAAATTCAAAATGACTTACAAAAATTAGAGGAAGAAGGAAAAGATATTCCTGAATTACAAGTTCAAGTTCATTCATTAAAACAGAAACATCTTGAGTTAGAAAGTTCTTATCAAACTGCTTTGAAATTATACAATATAAACGATTTAAGAACAATTCAAATTGTTGATAGAGCCGTTAAAGGAATTGATAGAGAGCCTACTAAAAAATTCGATGAAATTGTATTATTAATTCAAAATCATTCAAATACAGTTTTTGAAAGAGAACAAAATTTATTTCAGAGGATAATGTTAATTAGCGGTATATTTTTTATTATCATAATTAGCTTTATATCTCAAGTAGTAATTAGAAGTATTCAACGCCCCCTTTCGGAAATAAATGAAAGACTGGAAAATATTGCTAAAGGGTCTGGAGATTTAACTTCTAGAATTCCTGTTTTAGCAAAGGATGAAGTTTCACATCTAGCGGATAATTTTAATTATTTCATAAACCAAATACACCAAATAGTAAAAATCATCATCGAAACAATTAAAAATTTGTCTGAATCTTCCAATGGAATCTCTAATGCCGCAGGTAAAATGTCGAGTTTATCTCAAATCCATGTAGTTAACGCAGATGAAATTAGAGTTACCATTGACCAAGTTTCGACTAATGTGCAAAAAACATTTACGAATTCATCTAAACAAATTAATACTTTAAATCAACTTCAAGAAAATATAATTTCATTAAATGATATAATTAAACAGACGGACTCTAAAGTTCAGTTATCTTTAAATTATTCAAATAAAGTATCTAAGGAAGCAGCTTCGAGTGATTCTTCTTTAAAATCGATGAGTGGAAGTATGCAAAAGATTACAGAAAGTTCAGGAAAAATTTCTGGAATTATGGGGATAATCGGCGATATCTCCAATCAAATTAATTTACTTTCTTTAAATGCAGCGATTGAAGCTGCTAGGGCAGGTGAGTCTGGTAAAGGTTTCGCAGTAGTAGCCGATGAAATTGCTAAACTTGCAGAAAAAACTTCAAGTAGCATAAAACAAATTGATTATTTAATTAAAGCGAATAACGAAGAAATAACTTTAGGCATGAAGAATGCGAATATAGTGTATGAGTTATTAAATAAGATAATGGGAAGTGTAGGAAAAATTTCTTCTGAAATTCACGAGATTTTTGATTTAAGTGCGAAACAATTAGAAATAAGTAACTATACTTCTGAAGAAATTGAATCATCTAAAAAAATTGCTAACGATATACTTGCCATTACGGAAGAAGAAAAAAATGCATTTAAAGAAGTTTTAAAAGCTATTGCTGAAATTAATTCAATAGCTCATCAGAACTCCTCGGCTACTGAAGTTTTATTTACCAATTCTACTGATATGCAAGTTATTTCTGAAAAACTATTGAATACAATTCGCAGTTTTAAAGTTTAA
- a CDS encoding alpha/beta fold hydrolase, translating to MAYQKNIKIVPLILILVNTLFCTSTINLEGEIHHPKTSDNWDLTLENLKPRKETISKKYPVIICHGLVGNRNYFKINEKKSIAYRLMAEGYDVWLLDLRGRADAGTPSLFFGDKKYDFSFDDYAKKDVDAAITFVLEKTGAEKVNWIGHSMGGMVVYTKIGTFNETRIANLVTVGSPFSFYSPTKYLQWLNMGSSLLDILPVFPSASLARLQSDYKIPIPKKPFLRLFYYSENTESDVEHKLKSLSTNNESPNVLKQFANGVKTGEIQSLDRNISYTPNLKNITIPVFLIAGRRDHLGTPSIVRQVYDNIGSSDKTILVAGRSEGFKEDYGHVDLVMGTFANKDINNPIIKWLNDRNK from the coding sequence ATGGCATACCAAAAAAATATCAAAATAGTCCCCTTAATTCTAATTCTTGTAAATACCCTATTTTGCACCTCCACAATAAATTTAGAAGGCGAAATTCATCATCCAAAAACTTCGGATAATTGGGATTTAACGCTAGAAAATTTAAAACCAAGAAAAGAAACAATTTCGAAAAAATATCCGGTTATTATTTGCCACGGTCTTGTCGGAAACAGAAATTATTTTAAAATTAACGAGAAGAAATCTATCGCCTACCGATTGATGGCTGAAGGATATGACGTTTGGCTTCTGGATTTACGTGGAAGAGCAGATGCTGGCACACCTTCTCTATTTTTTGGAGACAAAAAATATGATTTTAGTTTTGACGACTACGCTAAAAAGGACGTAGACGCAGCGATAACCTTTGTGTTAGAGAAAACCGGTGCGGAAAAAGTAAATTGGATCGGTCATAGTATGGGCGGAATGGTTGTGTATACAAAAATTGGAACATTTAACGAAACAAGAATTGCAAACTTAGTGACTGTCGGTTCGCCTTTTTCCTTTTACAGCCCGACGAAATATTTACAGTGGTTAAATATGGGCTCCTCCCTATTAGATATTCTGCCTGTTTTTCCGTCTGCGAGTCTTGCGAGATTACAGTCCGATTATAAAATTCCAATACCCAAAAAACCATTTCTTCGTTTATTCTATTATTCCGAAAATACAGAATCTGACGTAGAACATAAACTAAAAAGTCTTTCTACAAACAATGAAAGTCCAAATGTATTAAAACAATTTGCAAATGGAGTGAAAACAGGAGAAATTCAATCACTTGACCGCAACATATCTTATACACCAAATTTAAAAAATATTACAATTCCTGTATTTTTAATTGCAGGTAGACGTGATCATTTAGGAACTCCTTCAATTGTGAGACAAGTTTATGATAATATAGGAAGTAGCGACAAAACAATATTAGTTGCTGGGCGCTCTGAAGGTTTTAAGGAAGATTACGGACACGTTGACTTAGTGATGGGTACGTTTGCTAATAAAGACATAAATAACCCAATAATTAAATGGTTAAACGATAGAAATAAATAA